Within the Deltaproteobacteria bacterium genome, the region AACACCGCATCCACGATCCTCGGTTATGCCTCTTCGCTTGTCGCGGAAACCAACGTAGCGATCATGCACGACCGGTTCACGGAGGCGGGAAGGGCGGCCGTCCCGTCCATCGCTTATGAGCCAAGGGTATGGTACAACCCCGAGCTTCGTTCCACATATTTCCTGGTGCCGGGTCTGATCGGATTCATCCTGATGCTCACGGCCGTCCTCTCCACGGCCCTTTCCATCGTCCGTGAGAAGGAGCGGGGAACGATGGAGCAGCTCCGGACGGCTCCGCTCGGGACCGTCCAGCTTATCCTCGGAAAATGCGCTCCTTTCCTCGGAATCTCGCTGGTTGCGGCTCTTTCCATCCTGGCGGCGGCGAGGTTCCTTTTCGGCGTGGAGATCCGGGGCCCATATCTCGACCTGTTCCTTGCGACCCTCCTCTACCTCGTCGGAGCGCTCGGATGGGGACTCCTCGTATCCAGCGTTTCCGATTCGCAGGCCATGGCGTTCCAGATGGGGCTTATCACCTCGATGCTTCCGGCAATTCTTTTGTCCGGCTTCATATTCCCGATCCGCTCGATGCCCCAGGCGCTCCAGTGGGTGACCTACGCGGTGCCGGCGAGATATTTCCTGATCGTCCTGCGGGGGATCATTCTCAAGGGCGCGGGCCTCGGACCGTACGGGAAGCAGATGCTCTTCCTCGGGATCTACGCCGCCGCGGTCATGCTGATCGCATCCCTGCGGTTGAGGCGTGAAGAGGCATAGTCATGCGAATCCTTCTACAGGTCA harbors:
- a CDS encoding ABC transporter permease; translated protein: MRKTRAIAVKEMRQAGRDPLSLVMLLGVPLLMLLLYGYAVNFDVRHVALAVQDLDKSARSRELIASFTNSTYFDLAAYLPAGADLDAITERRLAKAVLVIPEDFSRSLDAGRTARVQLLLDGSDANTASTILGYASSLVAETNVAIMHDRFTEAGRAAVPSIAYEPRVWYNPELRSTYFLVPGLIGFILMLTAVLSTALSIVREKERGTMEQLRTAPLGTVQLILGKCAPFLGISLVAALSILAAARFLFGVEIRGPYLDLFLATLLYLVGALGWGLLVSSVSDSQAMAFQMGLITSMLPAILLSGFIFPIRSMPQALQWVTYAVPARYFLIVLRGIILKGAGLGPYGKQMLFLGIYAAAVMLIASLRLRREEA